In the genome of Deltaproteobacteria bacterium, one region contains:
- a CDS encoding transketolase C-terminal domain-containing protein translates to MERVISGNEAVAYGAMLSRVQVIPAYPISPQTTIVEALSDFCARGMLKADFVKVESEHSAMACCIGAASAGARAFTATSAQGLALMHEVLHWAAGARLPIVMANVNRAMAAPWTMWCDQSDSLSQRDTGWLQFYCEDNQEVLDSIIMAYRISEKVLLPSMVCLDGFILSHTYEQVEIPDIQEVDPYLPAYVPKFKLDVEDPHSFNAAFLPDVYMEQRVKMQEAMEEAKRVAKEVDQEFGKAFGRSYGMMEEYRVEDADILLVTTGTVTGTARVVVDEYREKGEKVGLLKMKMFRPFPVEDVRRVLQQVRKVAVVDRNISFGSTGIFAQEIRSALHHHGEGTSIFGFIAGLGGRDVTPAVLKEIIEYTKGKDTPEGDIAWMGVKP, encoded by the coding sequence ATGGAGCGAGTGATTTCTGGAAATGAGGCCGTGGCGTATGGGGCCATGCTTTCCCGCGTTCAGGTAATACCGGCTTACCCCATTTCGCCGCAAACAACCATTGTGGAAGCGCTCTCTGATTTCTGCGCCAGAGGTATGCTCAAGGCTGATTTTGTAAAGGTGGAATCCGAGCATTCAGCCATGGCCTGCTGCATCGGTGCGGCTTCCGCCGGAGCGAGGGCCTTCACGGCCACTTCCGCGCAGGGTCTGGCCTTGATGCATGAGGTGCTGCACTGGGCTGCGGGGGCACGCCTCCCCATTGTCATGGCCAACGTCAACCGGGCCATGGCCGCTCCCTGGACCATGTGGTGTGACCAGAGCGACAGCCTCTCCCAAAGGGATACGGGCTGGCTGCAGTTTTATTGCGAGGACAACCAGGAAGTTTTGGACAGTATCATCATGGCCTACCGCATCTCGGAGAAGGTCCTCTTGCCCAGCATGGTCTGCCTCGATGGGTTCATCCTTTCGCACACCTACGAGCAGGTGGAGATTCCGGACATCCAGGAAGTCGACCCCTACTTGCCAGCCTATGTGCCCAAGTTCAAACTGGACGTGGAAGATCCCCATTCCTTCAACGCGGCCTTTTTACCGGATGTCTACATGGAGCAGCGGGTGAAGATGCAGGAGGCCATGGAAGAGGCCAAGCGCGTGGCCAAAGAAGTAGACCAAGAATTTGGGAAGGCCTTCGGCCGCAGTTACGGGATGATGGAAGAGTACCGGGTGGAAGATGCGGACATTCTTCTGGTGACCACCGGGACGGTTACGGGTACGGCCCGGGTAGTGGTAGATGAATACAGGGAGAAAGGAGAGAAGGTCGGTCTTTTGAAAATGAAAATGTTCCGGCCTTTCCCCGTGGAAGATGTCCGGCGGGTCTTGCAGCAGGTGAGAAAAGTAGCGGTGGTGGACCGAAACATTTCTTTTGGATCCACCGGTATTTTTGCCCAGGAGATCCGGTCAGCCCTCCACCATCACGGAGAAGGGACGTCGATCTTCGGTTTCATCGCAGGCTTAGGGGGAAGGGACGTGACCCCGGCCGTTCTCAAGGAGATTATCGAATACACCAAAGGGAAAGATACCCCGGAAGGGGACATCGCCTGGATGGGAGTGAAACCATGA
- a CDS encoding 2-oxoacid:acceptor oxidoreductase family protein, translating to MIEIRIHGRGGQGAVIASKLLVTAAAKEGKKVQAFPVFGAERRGAPVAAFARVDEEKIRIHSEVYTPDGVIILDPVLYKTVDVTAGLKEGGWILLNSPKPPSSYPFPAHFKVATVDASSIAIKNKLGSRTEPIVNTAILGAFAKVTGIIGIEALAETVREAVPGKGKENEAAAREAYETVKIK from the coding sequence ATGATCGAGATTCGCATCCATGGCCGGGGAGGGCAGGGAGCCGTGATTGCGTCGAAATTGTTAGTCACAGCGGCGGCCAAAGAAGGAAAAAAGGTTCAAGCCTTTCCCGTCTTCGGGGCAGAAAGAAGGGGTGCTCCGGTCGCCGCCTTCGCCCGCGTCGATGAGGAAAAGATCCGTATTCATAGTGAAGTCTACACCCCGGATGGCGTCATCATCCTCGATCCTGTTCTTTACAAGACCGTAGATGTTACCGCCGGGCTCAAAGAAGGCGGATGGATTCTCCTCAACAGCCCCAAGCCCCCTTCTTCCTACCCCTTTCCGGCCCATTTTAAGGTGGCCACGGTGGATGCCAGTAGCATTGCCATCAAAAATAAACTTGGGTCCCGGACAGAACCTATCGTTAACACGGCCATTTTGGGCGCCTTTGCCAAAGTCACCGGGATCATAGGAATTGAGGCTCTGGCTGAAACGGTTAGGGAAGCGGTTCCGGGGAAAGGAAAGGAAAATGAGGCGGCAGCAAGGGAGGCGTATGAAACCGTGAAAATAAAATAA
- a CDS encoding NAD(P)-binding protein, with protein MEEKIVIKNFQDVPILSISLQSTLWNKTGTWRYLRPSYISFRAPCSQACPIEQDIPFYLTSLADGNLKEAWQKMLEANPFPAVCGRVCHHPCERECNRKEYDEALAIHALERFLGDWGIKGGKIEPKREKRDEKIAVIGSGPAGLSCAYFLSRKGYPVRVFEGMNEPGGMLRYGIPEYRLPRRVLNKEIERIESLGVEIQTGMRFGCDLGLEDLKPYGAVFFATGAQAEQRPMITGSDHQGVWHGLSFLQEIHSQKRPSLGKKVAVIGGGNTAIDSARAAWRLGCKVTVVYRRVKEAMPAIAEEVEEASKEGVEFIFNAVPVKVIGKNRKIQAIECLRTKPGKPDASGRKKPVPIKGSNFSLPADSLILAVGERADLSFLPQGMKTENGLITADFWGRTTVPGIFAGGDAATAQGYVSQAIASGKRAALAIERFLEKDRPDPPQNGREVAGFERINLDYFLRAPRAKLPSLPVQARARGFKEVHGGLGGVKAQKEAERCFSCGNCIRCHVCLVVCPDVAIAFNEKENGYLIDTDHCKGCGICVVECPRSAMILEEEKWSE; from the coding sequence ATGGAAGAGAAGATCGTTATTAAAAATTTCCAAGATGTACCGATCCTTTCTATATCATTACAATCCACGCTCTGGAATAAGACCGGAACCTGGAGGTATTTGCGTCCTTCGTATATTTCTTTCCGGGCGCCCTGTTCCCAAGCCTGCCCAATCGAGCAAGACATCCCTTTCTACCTGACTTCCCTGGCAGATGGAAACCTAAAAGAGGCCTGGCAGAAGATGTTGGAAGCAAACCCTTTCCCTGCGGTCTGCGGGCGAGTTTGCCATCATCCTTGCGAGCGGGAGTGTAACCGTAAGGAGTATGATGAAGCCTTGGCCATCCATGCTTTAGAGCGTTTTTTGGGTGACTGGGGGATAAAGGGAGGGAAGATAGAGCCGAAAAGGGAAAAAAGGGATGAAAAAATTGCCGTCATTGGCTCTGGCCCGGCAGGCCTCTCCTGCGCCTATTTTCTATCCCGGAAAGGTTACCCAGTAAGGGTCTTTGAAGGAATGAATGAACCAGGGGGAATGCTGCGCTATGGTATTCCCGAATACCGTTTGCCCAGGAGAGTCCTTAATAAAGAAATCGAACGGATAGAATCTTTAGGCGTGGAAATCCAAACTGGGATGAGATTCGGGTGCGACTTGGGATTGGAAGATTTGAAGCCCTACGGGGCCGTTTTTTTCGCCACGGGCGCCCAGGCCGAGCAGAGGCCGATGATAACCGGGAGTGATCATCAGGGGGTTTGGCACGGCTTGAGTTTCCTCCAAGAGATTCACTCCCAGAAGCGCCCATCCCTGGGGAAAAAGGTGGCCGTTATCGGGGGAGGCAACACGGCCATTGATTCAGCCCGAGCGGCCTGGCGGCTGGGATGTAAGGTTACGGTCGTCTACCGCAGGGTGAAAGAAGCTATGCCGGCCATTGCCGAAGAGGTGGAGGAGGCCAGCAAGGAAGGGGTAGAATTCATTTTCAACGCTGTGCCGGTTAAAGTGATCGGCAAGAACAGAAAGATACAAGCCATTGAATGCCTGCGGACAAAACCAGGAAAGCCTGATGCCAGTGGAAGGAAAAAGCCGGTTCCCATCAAAGGGTCCAATTTTTCATTGCCGGCTGATAGCCTGATCCTGGCCGTGGGAGAAAGGGCGGACCTTTCTTTCCTGCCCCAGGGGATGAAAACCGAAAATGGCCTAATCACCGCCGACTTTTGGGGAAGAACGACCGTTCCCGGAATCTTTGCCGGGGGGGATGCGGCCACAGCGCAAGGTTATGTATCCCAGGCCATTGCCTCCGGAAAGCGGGCGGCCCTGGCCATAGAGCGGTTCCTGGAAAAGGATCGCCCAGACCCACCGCAGAACGGCCGTGAGGTTGCCGGATTCGAAAGGATTAACCTCGATTATTTCCTCCGAGCGCCGCGGGCAAAACTTCCTTCCCTTCCGGTGCAAGCCAGGGCGAGAGGTTTTAAAGAGGTGCATGGTGGCCTCGGGGGGGTTAAAGCCCAAAAGGAAGCCGAACGTTGCTTTAGTTGCGGGAATTGCATCCGCTGCCATGTATGCCTGGTGGTCTGTCCGGATGTGGCCATCGCCTTCAATGAAAAAGAAAACGGCTACCTCATTGATACCGACCACTGCAAAGGCTGCGGAATATGCGTTGTGGAGTGCCCGCGTTCAGCCATGATCCTGGAGGAAGAAAAATGGAGCGAGTGA
- a CDS encoding MFS transporter, producing the protein MAPVAHAWELEGMRAWTPAFLIACYLAVGSPKDHAIQAGSSFSSALYIMGVFSTLIAGYLSDRLGRTMVIISMMVISIVCSFSFGWLIGSPMAWVMILGLSYGFSVIAESPVFSSGLTEVVSPHYLGTALGLRSLIGLGIAALAPTLFGLILDLTNPGQGEKVLGYLPNWGWAFSMLGLVALVGPWTMFKLRALPESVKMAGGKK; encoded by the coding sequence ATGGCACCGGTTGCCCATGCCTGGGAGCTGGAGGGCATGCGAGCCTGGACTCCAGCATTTTTGATTGCCTGTTATCTCGCGGTAGGATCACCGAAAGACCATGCCATTCAGGCCGGGTCCTCTTTCTCCTCGGCTTTATACATCATGGGTGTTTTTTCGACCCTGATCGCCGGATATCTATCCGATCGCCTGGGGCGGACGATGGTAATCATTTCCATGATGGTGATCAGTATTGTTTGCTCTTTCTCTTTTGGCTGGCTGATCGGCAGTCCGATGGCTTGGGTCATGATCCTGGGGCTTTCTTATGGATTTTCCGTGATTGCTGAATCCCCGGTTTTTTCTTCCGGCCTCACCGAGGTCGTTTCGCCGCACTATCTTGGAACCGCCCTTGGATTGCGCTCCCTAATTGGGCTTGGGATCGCTGCGCTGGCCCCGACCCTATTTGGATTGATCCTGGATTTAACCAACCCGGGGCAAGGAGAAAAAGTTTTGGGTTACCTCCCCAACTGGGGATGGGCTTTCAGCATGCTGGGTCTGGTGGCGCTGGTTGGGCCTTGGACCATGTTCAAACTTCGGGCTCTGCCGGAAAGTGTGAAGATGGCCGGAGGGAAAAAGTGA
- a CDS encoding UxaA family hydrolase yields MNFQGYRRPNGKAGVRNHVLVIPSVVCSQGAAEAITRNVKGAVYLPNVFGCAQVGNDREQTKRTLVGFGTNPNVFAVLVVGNGCENLPAKEVAEAIAPSGKRVEFIEIQEVGGTKKTIAKGKRIVKEMLADAAALPREPIPLSEIILATECGGSDYSSGLASNPALGAASDFLVEAGGTVILSETTELIGAEHLLARRARTGEIGKQVLDLIAWWEKEAIATGQDIRGANPAPGNIAGGITTIEEKSLGCIYKGGTKILEEVIKYAFPPTKKGLILMDTPGHDIDQLTGMMAGGAQITVFTTGRGTPTGSPIAPVIKITGNAETARKMKDNIDLNVNQVLQGKETVKDAGKRVFDEMIAVASGKITKAEKLGQRDFCIFKIGLNF; encoded by the coding sequence ATGAACTTCCAGGGATACCGTAGACCGAACGGCAAAGCAGGCGTCCGGAATCACGTTCTGGTTATTCCCAGCGTAGTATGTTCGCAAGGAGCGGCGGAAGCTATAACCCGGAATGTGAAAGGAGCGGTTTACCTGCCCAATGTCTTTGGGTGCGCCCAAGTAGGCAATGACCGCGAACAAACCAAACGGACGCTGGTAGGCTTTGGCACGAACCCCAATGTATTCGCAGTTTTAGTGGTGGGAAATGGATGTGAAAACCTGCCTGCCAAAGAGGTGGCTGAAGCCATTGCTCCCAGCGGCAAACGAGTGGAATTTATAGAGATCCAGGAAGTAGGGGGGACAAAAAAAACCATTGCCAAAGGGAAAAGAATTGTCAAAGAGATGTTGGCAGATGCTGCCGCACTTCCTCGAGAGCCGATTCCCTTGTCAGAAATTATCCTGGCTACGGAGTGCGGGGGTTCGGATTACAGTTCCGGTTTAGCCTCCAATCCCGCGCTGGGAGCGGCCAGCGATTTTCTGGTGGAGGCGGGAGGGACGGTAATCCTTTCGGAAACCACGGAGCTGATCGGAGCCGAGCATCTATTAGCCAGACGGGCCCGCACAGGGGAAATCGGGAAGCAAGTGCTGGACCTGATTGCCTGGTGGGAAAAAGAAGCAATAGCCACCGGCCAGGATATCCGCGGGGCCAACCCGGCTCCAGGCAATATCGCCGGCGGAATTACCACCATCGAGGAGAAGTCCCTGGGTTGCATTTACAAAGGGGGGACGAAAATCCTGGAAGAAGTTATTAAATATGCTTTTCCCCCCACCAAAAAAGGATTGATTCTTATGGATACGCCCGGCCACGACATCGACCAGCTAACCGGAATGATGGCCGGGGGGGCGCAAATCACTGTCTTCACCACAGGGAGGGGAACCCCCACAGGATCGCCGATAGCGCCCGTGATCAAGATCACCGGAAATGCTGAGACGGCTCGCAAAATGAAGGATAACATCGACCTCAACGTCAACCAGGTTCTTCAGGGCAAAGAAACCGTAAAGGACGCGGGCAAGCGGGTTTTTGATGAGATGATTGCTGTGGCTTCCGGGAAAATAACAAAGGCTGAAAAACTTGGGCAGAGGGATTTCTGTATCTTTAAAATTGGGCTCAATTTTTAA
- a CDS encoding UxaA family hydrolase — protein MAGKSKVIVINEKDNVATAIVPLKAGSTVAVETQGRKERIKLLSPIAMGHKFALQEIAKGVDVIKYGEPIGQTTAPISRGEHVHVHNVVSHRGRKEGA, from the coding sequence ATGGCCGGAAAATCCAAGGTAATCGTCATCAACGAAAAGGACAATGTGGCTACCGCCATTGTTCCTTTAAAGGCCGGCAGTACGGTTGCTGTAGAAACCCAGGGGCGCAAGGAAAGGATTAAACTTTTATCGCCCATTGCCATGGGCCATAAATTCGCCCTGCAGGAGATCGCTAAGGGGGTGGATGTGATCAAATACGGAGAGCCCATCGGCCAGACCACGGCGCCAATCTCCCGGGGGGAGCATGTTCATGTACATAACGTAGTCAGCCACCGGGGAAGAAAGGAAGGTGCGTGA
- a CDS encoding thiamine pyrophosphate-dependent enzyme, translated as MRYELPQEELLYSGHIGCPGCSASLSMRYALQALGKKTMVVIPACCWSTVAGFFPSSSLKVPILHTVFEAAAITASGVKKGLVARGIEDIQVMAWAGDGGTFDIGLQALSGCAERNDDIIYVCYDNEGYMNTGIQRSSATPLLSWTTTTPNPAFKDTPKKDIMEIMAAHRIPYAATASPAFPEDFLNKMRKARETQGLRFIHILSSCPPGWKFPSELSVKIARLAVATRIFPLYEIEKGRKYTLTVKPQGVPVREYLKLQGRFGHLSAKEIQAIQANVEEEWEILMAKVATSKARCKKGLKKEN; from the coding sequence ATGAGGTACGAACTGCCCCAAGAAGAATTGCTATATTCCGGGCATATCGGTTGCCCAGGCTGCAGCGCATCCCTATCCATGCGCTATGCTCTTCAGGCTCTCGGGAAAAAAACCATGGTGGTCATCCCGGCCTGCTGCTGGTCAACCGTGGCCGGTTTTTTCCCTTCATCGAGCCTCAAGGTTCCCATTCTGCACACCGTCTTCGAGGCCGCGGCCATTACCGCCTCCGGCGTAAAGAAAGGACTGGTGGCCCGAGGTATCGAGGACATTCAGGTAATGGCTTGGGCTGGGGATGGGGGGACGTTCGACATCGGACTGCAAGCCCTTTCGGGGTGCGCCGAGCGGAACGACGACATCATTTACGTCTGTTATGACAACGAGGGCTACATGAATACGGGCATCCAGAGAAGCTCAGCAACCCCCTTGCTGAGCTGGACCACCACCACTCCCAACCCGGCTTTCAAGGATACTCCCAAAAAGGATATTATGGAAATCATGGCCGCCCACCGCATCCCTTATGCGGCTACGGCTTCCCCGGCCTTCCCCGAAGATTTCTTGAATAAAATGCGTAAGGCTCGGGAGACCCAAGGCCTGCGCTTCATCCATATTCTTTCTTCCTGCCCTCCAGGATGGAAATTTCCCTCGGAGCTTTCGGTGAAAATCGCCCGTCTGGCTGTGGCAACCAGGATTTTCCCGCTGTACGAAATCGAGAAGGGGAGGAAGTATACCCTGACGGTGAAACCGCAAGGCGTTCCAGTCCGTGAGTATCTCAAGCTCCAGGGCCGCTTTGGCCATCTATCCGCCAAGGAGATCCAGGCCATCCAGGCGAACGTGGAAGAAGAATGGGAGATCCTGATGGCGAAGGTGGCAACCTCCAAAGCCCGGTGCAAGAAGGGGCTGAAGAAGGAAAACTGA